One genomic segment of Macaca fascicularis isolate 582-1 chromosome 19, T2T-MFA8v1.1 includes these proteins:
- the LOC123570365 gene encoding leukocyte immunoglobulin-like receptor subfamily A member 6 isoform X4 — protein MTPALTALLCLGLSLDTRTHVQAGTLPKPTLWAEPGSVIIWGSPVTIWCRGTLEAQEYRLDKEGSTEPWDTQKPLEPRNKARFSTPFMTERHAGRFRCYYLSHAGRSELSDPLELVVTGAYSKPTLSAPPSPVVASGGNVTLRCGSQQGYQHFVLIEEGEHRLPRTLDSQQLHSGWYQALFPVGPVTPSHRWTFRCYYYYRNTPQVWSHPSDPLEILASGLSRKPSLLTLQSSIMVPGETLTLQCGSDVGYDRFALYKEGERDFLQCPGQQPQAGLSQAIFTLSPVRGSHGGQYRCYGAHNLSSEWSAPSDPLDILIAGQFYDVVSLSVHPGPTVASGENVTLLCQSWGQFHTFLLTREGAAHPPLHLRSEHQAQQYQAEFPMGPVTSAHAGTYRCYSSLSSNPYLLSVPSDPLELVVSGGAKTLSPSQNKSDPKTASHPQDYTVENLIRMGMAGLILVVLGILLFEVQHNQRSPQDAASR, from the exons ATGACCCCCGCCCTCACAGCCCTGCTCTGCCTCG GGCTGAGTCTGGACACCAGGACCCACGTGCAGGCAG GGACCCTCCCCAAACCCACCCTCTGGGCTGAGCCTGGCTCTGTGATCATCTGGGGGAGCCCCGTGACCATCTGGTGTCGGGGGaccctggaggcccaggagtaCCGTCTGGATAAAGAGGGAAGCACAGAGCCCTGGGACACACAGAAaccactggagcccaggaacAAGGCCAGATTCTCCACCCCATTCATGACAGAGCGCCATGCAGGGAGATTTCGCTGTTACTATCTCAGCCATGCAGGCCGGTCAGAGCTCAGCGACCCCCTGGAGCTGGTGGTGACAG GAGCCTACAGCAAACCCACGCTCTCAGCCCCGCCCAGCCCTGTGGTGGCCTCAGGAGGGAACGTGACCCTCCGATGTGGCTCACAGCAGGGATATCAGCATTTTGTTCTGATTGAGGAAGGAGAACACAGGCTCCCCCGGACCCTGGACTCACAGCAGCTTCACAGTGGGTGGTACCAGGCCCTGTTCCCTGTGGGCCCCGTGACCCCCAGCCACAGGTGGACGTTCAGATGCTATTACTATTATAGGAACACCCCCCAGGTGTGGTCCCACCCCAGTGACCCCCTGGAGATTCTGGCCTCAG GCCTGTCTAGGAAGCCCTCCCTCCTGACCCTGCAGAGCTCCATCATGGTCCCTGGAGAGACCCTGACCCTGCAGTGTGGCTCTGATGTCGGCTACGACAGATTTGCTCTGTACAAGGAGGGGGAACGTGACTTCCTCCAGTGCCCTGGTCAGCAGCCCCAGGCTGGGCTCTCCCAGGCCATCTTCACCCTGAGCCCTGTGAGGGGCTCCCACGGGGGCCAGTACAGATGCTACGGTGCACACAACCTCTCCTCCGAATGGTCGGCCCCCAGTGACCCCCTGGACATCCTGATAGCAG GACAGTTCTATGATGTGGTCTCCCTCTCGGTGCatccgggccccacggtggcctcagGAGAGAACGTGACCCTGCTGTGTcagtcatgggggcagttccaCACTTTCCTTCTGACCAGGGAGGGGGCAGCCCATCCCCCGCTGCATCTGAGATCAGAGCACCAAGCTCAGCAGTACCAGGCTGAATTCCCCATGGGTCCTGTGACCTCAGCCCACGCGGGGACCTACAGGTGCTACAGCTCACTCAGCTCCAACCCCTACCTGCTGTCTGTCCCCAGTGACCCCCTGGAGCTCGTGGTCTCAG GAGGAGCTAAGACCCTCAGCCCATCACAAAACAAGTCAGACCCCAAGACTG CCTCACACCCACAGGATTACACAGTGGAGAATCTCATCCGCATGGGCATGGCTGGCTTGATCCTGGTGGTCCTCGGGATTCTGTTATTTGAGGTTCAGCACAACCAGAGAAGCCCCCAAGATGCAGCCAGCAGGTGA